The Thermotoga sp. SG1 genome includes a window with the following:
- a CDS encoding diacylglycerol kinase family protein, producing the protein MFLIYNPAAGGGRAKKFWTKVKDLLEKYEIDYEVVFTERPGHAMDLSRKAFEKGHRQIVAFGGDGTVNEVVNGIFLGEFNLEGVTFGWIPFGSGRDWARTIGVPLSIENAIKTLKDGKVFVQDLGVVEYETSAGESKKRAFVNVAGLFFDGFVTHRTNLLKKKNRVSYFSKIFSSIVAYKPPIARIQIDKKIWEKKVFSMNVGICRYNGGGMNQLPHAVPDDGLLAVTVINDIGKLKILANLHRVFNGTLLEHPGVEGYQARKVIVEFQRDEPIELDGESFWAKRASFSIVPRVLNVLVKK; encoded by the coding sequence GTGTTTTTGATATACAACCCTGCTGCAGGTGGAGGTAGGGCCAAGAAATTCTGGACGAAAGTGAAAGATCTTCTGGAAAAATACGAAATAGACTACGAAGTTGTTTTCACAGAAAGGCCAGGACATGCAATGGATCTTTCAAGAAAAGCCTTTGAAAAGGGCCACAGACAGATTGTGGCGTTCGGTGGCGATGGCACTGTGAACGAAGTGGTGAACGGTATCTTTCTTGGTGAATTCAATCTTGAAGGAGTCACCTTTGGATGGATTCCGTTCGGAAGTGGAAGAGATTGGGCAAGAACAATCGGTGTTCCTTTGTCGATTGAAAATGCGATAAAAACCTTGAAAGATGGAAAGGTATTCGTTCAAGATCTCGGAGTTGTCGAGTACGAAACGTCCGCTGGAGAGTCAAAAAAACGAGCGTTCGTCAACGTTGCCGGACTCTTCTTCGATGGTTTTGTAACACACAGGACGAATCTTCTGAAGAAGAAAAACCGCGTCTCTTACTTTTCAAAGATCTTCTCTTCCATAGTCGCCTACAAACCGCCTATCGCAAGGATTCAGATAGACAAGAAAATTTGGGAAAAGAAGGTTTTCTCCATGAACGTTGGAATCTGCAGGTACAACGGTGGAGGTATGAATCAACTTCCCCATGCCGTTCCAGACGATGGGCTTTTGGCTGTTACCGTGATAAACGATATAGGAAAGCTAAAAATCTTGGCGAATCTGCACAGGGTGTTCAACGGAACGCTTCTTGAACATCCAGGGGTGGAAGGCTATCAGGCAAGAAAAGTAATCGTGGAATTTCAGAGAGATGAACCAATAGAACTCGATGGGGAGTCTTTTTGGGCAAAGAGAGCATCTTTTTCCATCGTGCCAAGAGTGTTGAATGTTCTTGTGAAAAAATGA
- a CDS encoding iron-containing alcohol dehydrogenase, whose amino-acid sequence MWTKEINIKNVIELRTKTICYFGIGALDKIEDILDLLKRKGIESIVVVSDKVAYKVTGAWDRVKPALEKRGMRYVVYDDVTPNPTTKQINEATKKALEINAQAVMGIGGGSPIDTAKSVAILLEYPEKTAEELYEQKFAPEKAKPIIAINTTHGTGTEVDRFAVASILEKEYKPPIAYDCIYPTFSIDDPELTKSLPEKQSVYTALDALNHITEAATTILGNPFSINLARNTVELIAEYLPRVLEKPDDLEARYFLMYASAIAGISFDNGMLHLTHALEHPLSAVKPDLAHGLGLAMLLPAVFKYTYKAKPQILSYVYQPIIPDLKGTPDEAEEAAVKLEQWIFRLGVKEKLADVGFSEKDIPKLVKLTFETPALDLLLNLAPMKVNEDLVEAIYRESLRPY is encoded by the coding sequence ATGTGGACCAAAGAGATCAACATCAAAAATGTGATCGAATTGAGAACAAAAACGATTTGTTACTTTGGAATCGGCGCTCTGGACAAGATTGAAGATATACTGGATCTTTTGAAAAGAAAAGGAATAGAGTCTATAGTGGTTGTCAGTGACAAAGTTGCGTACAAAGTCACAGGTGCGTGGGATAGGGTGAAACCCGCTCTGGAAAAAAGAGGTATGAGATACGTCGTTTACGACGATGTCACGCCGAATCCCACAACCAAACAAATAAACGAAGCTACAAAAAAGGCGCTTGAAATAAATGCACAGGCTGTGATGGGAATAGGAGGAGGAAGCCCCATTGATACGGCAAAAAGTGTTGCAATCTTGCTTGAGTACCCTGAAAAAACCGCTGAAGAGCTGTATGAACAAAAGTTTGCACCCGAAAAAGCGAAACCCATAATTGCCATAAACACAACACACGGCACAGGAACAGAAGTCGACAGATTTGCTGTAGCGTCCATTCTGGAAAAAGAATACAAACCACCAATAGCTTACGACTGCATTTATCCCACATTCTCCATTGACGATCCAGAACTGACCAAGAGCCTTCCAGAAAAGCAGAGTGTTTACACCGCTCTGGACGCTCTGAATCATATAACGGAGGCTGCTACAACTATCCTAGGCAATCCCTTCTCTATAAATCTTGCAAGGAATACAGTAGAGTTGATAGCTGAATATTTGCCAAGGGTTCTTGAAAAACCCGATGATCTTGAGGCACGTTACTTTCTAATGTACGCTTCTGCAATCGCTGGTATTTCCTTCGATAACGGTATGTTACATCTTACACATGCTCTCGAGCATCCACTGAGTGCCGTCAAACCTGATCTTGCTCATGGTTTGGGACTTGCAATGTTACTTCCTGCTGTTTTCAAATACACTTACAAGGCAAAGCCGCAGATACTTTCTTATGTGTATCAACCGATAATACCTGATTTGAAAGGAACACCGGATGAAGCTGAAGAAGCTGCGGTAAAGCTTGAGCAGTGGATATTCAGACTTGGCGTCAAAGAAAAACTGGCAGACGTTGGATTCTCCGAAAAAGATATCCCCAAACTTGTAAAACTCACCTTTGAAACTCCTGCTTTGGATCTTCTTTTGAATCTGGCTCCGATGAAAGTAAACGAAGATCTGGTGGAAGCGATCTACAGAGAATCCTTGAGACCGTATTGA
- the ilvA gene encoding threonine ammonia-lyase → MVTLKDIREAQTILRGVVHRTALTYSSVLSEITGSEVYLKMENLQKTGAFKIRGAYNKIAHLSEEERKKGVVAASAGNHAQGVALAAKVFGVPATIVMPRYAPLSKVTRTKKLGAQVILEGDVFDEAYEAALRIQERTGAIFVHPFNDPHVIAGQGTIGLEIMEDLSDVEMIIVPVGGGGLISGISIAVKSINPNVRIVGVQTENMPSMIASLKRGKVEKIEGKPTLADGIAVKKPGELTFEIIKKYVDDMVVVNEEEIADAILFLLEQAKVVAEGAGAVGVAALLNRLNVSGKKVAVVVSGGNIDVNMIDRIINKGLVKSGRKVFIETFVMDRPGALKELLGIVAELGANVLSVFHNRSAKDVPIGFAKIELELETVDEKHVEEIERVLIAKGYEVRIIV, encoded by the coding sequence GTGGTCACTTTGAAAGATATCAGAGAAGCACAGACGATTCTAAGAGGTGTTGTTCATAGAACAGCTCTCACCTACAGTTCTGTTCTGAGCGAGATCACAGGCAGCGAGGTTTACCTGAAGATGGAAAATCTTCAAAAGACGGGAGCTTTTAAAATAAGAGGAGCTTACAACAAAATAGCCCATCTTAGTGAAGAGGAGAGAAAAAAGGGTGTGGTTGCAGCATCAGCCGGAAATCACGCTCAGGGGGTGGCGCTCGCTGCCAAGGTTTTCGGTGTTCCCGCAACAATTGTGATGCCAAGGTACGCACCACTTTCAAAGGTCACAAGAACGAAAAAACTCGGAGCCCAGGTGATTCTAGAAGGAGATGTGTTCGATGAGGCATACGAAGCGGCACTGAGGATTCAGGAAAGAACAGGTGCGATCTTTGTTCATCCGTTCAACGATCCTCATGTAATAGCGGGTCAGGGAACCATAGGGCTTGAAATAATGGAAGACCTGTCTGATGTGGAGATGATAATTGTTCCAGTGGGTGGAGGAGGTCTGATCTCCGGTATTTCCATTGCTGTCAAATCCATAAATCCGAACGTTCGAATAGTAGGTGTCCAGACAGAAAACATGCCCTCCATGATCGCATCTTTGAAAAGAGGAAAGGTGGAGAAAATAGAGGGTAAACCCACTCTGGCCGACGGGATTGCAGTGAAAAAGCCTGGAGAGTTGACTTTTGAGATCATAAAAAAGTACGTCGATGACATGGTTGTGGTGAACGAAGAAGAGATAGCGGACGCCATTCTGTTCCTTCTGGAACAGGCAAAGGTAGTGGCCGAAGGAGCAGGAGCAGTGGGAGTAGCTGCGCTTTTGAACAGACTGAATGTGAGTGGGAAAAAAGTGGCGGTTGTTGTAAGTGGGGGAAACATAGATGTGAACATGATAGACAGGATTATAAACAAGGGACTTGTAAAGAGTGGAAGGAAGGTGTTCATCGAAACGTTTGTGATGGACAGACCCGGTGCCCTCAAGGAACTTCTCGGAATCGTTGCGGAACTTGGTGCAAACGTGCTCTCTGTCTTCCACAACCGGTCCGCAAAGGACGTTCCTATCGGATTTGCGAAGATAGAACTCGAGCTTGAGACGGTTGATGAAAAACACGTCGAGGAGATAGAGAGGGTTCTTATTGCAAAGGGGTATGAGGTGAGAATCATTGTATGA
- a CDS encoding TolC family protein codes for MKNLLVALMLVVSVAGFSASLNDVLQTALASSTDYQIAQIDLETATMDYEKAKLEAATKKAELSAELSYYNNLQSYRNSLKSSYQDILGRIFDLLIAEISHESAQINFENAQEDHKTNQELFKKNLISENDLKGSELTLEEASNSLLSAKNDLDEAKRNYEELFSLNVSEIELPLVDFHDLVSEDEYLDNLLSVKIAETNMKIAEYDLNNLSAAASRYERRTAELAYQKAKMNYEEALKEAKNTYRSTINSLEVMLSNLKVLKERVDLNEDILKDYQDRYEKGLISKKELNTQKINLLNARKNYLSALQNYYNTIINLLIDAGKEVSF; via the coding sequence ATGAAAAATCTCCTTGTAGCACTGATGCTGGTCGTTTCTGTGGCAGGTTTTTCTGCTTCATTGAACGATGTCCTTCAAACCGCTCTTGCAAGTAGTACAGACTATCAGATTGCCCAGATCGATCTAGAAACAGCTACGATGGACTACGAAAAAGCTAAACTCGAAGCAGCAACCAAGAAAGCTGAACTTTCTGCAGAACTCAGTTACTACAACAACTTGCAGAGCTACAGGAATTCATTGAAATCATCCTATCAGGACATTCTTGGAAGGATCTTCGATCTTCTGATCGCCGAAATTTCTCACGAGAGTGCCCAGATAAACTTTGAAAACGCTCAGGAAGATCACAAAACAAATCAGGAACTGTTCAAAAAGAATCTCATCTCAGAAAACGATCTGAAAGGCTCCGAACTCACCCTTGAGGAAGCAAGTAACAGCCTTCTTTCTGCAAAGAACGATCTTGATGAGGCAAAAAGAAACTACGAAGAACTCTTTAGCCTAAACGTAAGCGAAATAGAACTTCCTTTGGTTGATTTCCACGATCTTGTGAGCGAAGATGAATACCTGGATAACCTTCTTTCTGTAAAGATTGCAGAGACAAACATGAAGATCGCAGAGTATGACCTCAACAACCTCTCCGCCGCCGCTTCCAGGTACGAGAGAAGAACCGCAGAACTGGCTTACCAAAAGGCAAAGATGAACTACGAAGAGGCATTGAAGGAGGCAAAGAACACTTACAGAAGTACCATCAACTCTCTTGAAGTTATGCTTTCAAATCTTAAGGTTCTGAAGGAAAGAGTGGATCTCAATGAGGACATTTTGAAAGACTATCAGGACAGGTATGAAAAGGGCCTTATCTCGAAAAAAGAACTGAACACCCAAAAGATCAATCTTCTCAATGCAAGAAAAAACTACCTGAGCGCACTTCAAAACTACTACAACACAATCATAAATCTTCTCATAGATGCTGGAAAAGAAGTTTCTTTTTGA
- a CDS encoding TolC family protein, whose amino-acid sequence MKRFLLLFLVFPVLLAGSVFDLFEENLKNSSSYWTSVEKLKEAEISYKRYTSFWNPAVSVSLGTDGITITEDGIQNFSVIPNVNFVNVYGFKLGLSFPISVNPKDWSINFEGTQLSISRDLKADYTVNRLKAEAGYLSAQYSLKSTKNSVFLQTVQDVFDWYYYTKKKKIFSQKLQVLREKLSKAIDEDERESLEKQILSVEQTLRNAELELKSIHTKGINEEIYKETKESLSKITLPATTLEHREDLKALELQKKAEEIEKKTWFLPYLPDLSFSFNYDFEESNWSIKIGLQLTLWDFGERNLESEKRKSQISLLEYEEKTREVKDSISKVLINIENLQSQMKQEEMNLNDLEEIYETNRQLFKKGFLSEEDFILSELDYMEGKLTVENLENSLILEKLNYISTLGYDLEKFLKEGDLN is encoded by the coding sequence ATGAAAAGGTTTCTCCTTTTGTTTCTTGTCTTTCCAGTTCTTCTTGCAGGAAGCGTGTTTGATCTGTTTGAAGAGAATTTGAAAAACTCATCAAGTTATTGGACCAGTGTGGAAAAACTCAAAGAAGCAGAAATTTCCTACAAGCGTTACACGAGTTTCTGGAATCCGGCGGTTTCTGTTTCGCTTGGAACAGATGGAATCACCATAACAGAGGATGGAATTCAGAATTTCTCCGTGATTCCCAACGTAAACTTTGTGAACGTATATGGATTTAAACTCGGACTTTCTTTTCCGATCTCGGTGAACCCGAAAGATTGGTCAATTAATTTCGAAGGCACACAACTGAGCATCTCAAGGGATCTCAAAGCAGATTACACTGTAAACAGACTGAAAGCAGAAGCAGGGTATCTTTCTGCGCAGTATTCTCTGAAATCTACGAAAAACAGTGTCTTTCTTCAGACAGTTCAGGATGTGTTCGACTGGTACTACTACACGAAAAAGAAAAAGATTTTCTCGCAGAAACTTCAGGTGTTGAGAGAAAAGCTCAGTAAAGCGATCGACGAAGATGAAAGAGAATCTTTGGAAAAGCAGATTCTCTCGGTTGAGCAAACTCTGAGAAACGCGGAGCTGGAACTTAAGTCCATTCACACAAAAGGCATAAACGAGGAAATCTATAAAGAAACAAAAGAGTCTCTATCAAAAATTACACTTCCTGCCACCACACTGGAGCACAGAGAAGATCTGAAAGCACTCGAGTTACAGAAAAAAGCAGAAGAAATCGAAAAAAAGACGTGGTTTTTGCCTTATCTTCCAGATCTTAGCTTTTCCTTCAACTACGATTTTGAAGAGAGCAACTGGTCGATAAAAATCGGTCTTCAACTCACTCTCTGGGATTTTGGAGAAAGAAATCTGGAATCAGAGAAAAGAAAATCTCAGATTTCTTTGCTGGAATACGAGGAGAAAACAAGAGAAGTAAAAGATTCGATAAGCAAAGTACTGATAAACATCGAAAACCTTCAGTCCCAGATGAAACAAGAAGAGATGAATTTAAACGACCTTGAAGAGATCTATGAAACGAACAGGCAACTGTTTAAGAAAGGCTTTTTGAGTGAAGAGGATTTCATCCTTTCAGAGCTTGATTACATGGAAGGAAAACTCACCGTGGAAAATCTGGAAAATTCGCTGATCCTGGAGAAACTGAACTACATAAGCACCCTGGGATATGATCTTGAGAAATTTCTCAAGGAAGGTGATCTGAATTGA
- a CDS encoding efflux RND transporter periplasmic adaptor subunit — MKKWITLLIIAILVVLLIVVIFLNKASAQSISENTATSTQLPVFLTYTVTKENETVEIVGQVTADTRSVSSKVSGDVLKLYVQEGERVQEGQKIAKIDDTDYQIEYLSALNSYKTSPTEINRLNLEKAKKDLENTIVTSPVSGVVRSVNVEEGDRVSVGTAIVEVVETDTLRVEGSIDEYDLKNVKEGMKVIFTFEQLGLTLTGKVKRISPVAETSGGVTVIPVEFSFDQTPPEIVIPGLTCDVEIIVREATDSFFVPKEAIRQDQGGYYVMKQTPEGPQKAYVEIGEEVNEKIEIKEGVSEGDVLLLVPSQEEIQRLKTRQGLPIFGPGGRAR, encoded by the coding sequence TTGAAAAAGTGGATAACACTTCTGATCATAGCGATACTCGTGGTTCTGCTGATCGTTGTGATCTTTTTGAACAAAGCCAGTGCTCAGAGCATTTCTGAAAACACCGCAACCTCCACACAGCTCCCTGTCTTTCTCACCTACACTGTGACGAAAGAAAATGAAACCGTTGAGATCGTAGGACAGGTCACAGCCGATACTAGAAGCGTTTCTTCCAAGGTCTCTGGAGATGTTCTGAAACTCTACGTTCAAGAAGGAGAGCGCGTTCAGGAAGGCCAGAAGATAGCAAAGATAGACGACACAGATTATCAGATCGAATATCTTTCTGCTTTGAACAGCTACAAAACCTCTCCCACTGAGATCAATCGTTTGAATCTAGAGAAGGCAAAAAAGGACCTAGAAAACACCATCGTGACTTCTCCGGTGAGTGGAGTGGTGCGATCTGTCAATGTGGAAGAAGGAGACAGGGTCTCTGTGGGAACAGCCATTGTTGAAGTTGTGGAAACCGATACGCTGAGAGTCGAAGGATCGATCGACGAATACGATCTGAAAAACGTCAAAGAGGGAATGAAAGTAATTTTCACCTTTGAGCAGCTTGGACTCACCCTAACCGGGAAGGTGAAGAGAATCAGTCCCGTTGCAGAAACTTCTGGTGGAGTCACAGTGATACCCGTTGAGTTCTCTTTCGATCAAACACCACCTGAAATTGTGATCCCGGGACTCACCTGTGACGTGGAGATCATCGTGAGGGAAGCCACAGATTCTTTCTTTGTTCCTAAAGAAGCAATCAGACAAGACCAGGGTGGATACTACGTGATGAAACAAACACCTGAGGGGCCACAGAAGGCATACGTGGAGATCGGAGAGGAAGTGAACGAAAAAATAGAGATCAAAGAAGGTGTCTCTGAAGGAGATGTCCTTCTTCTTGTCCCATCTCAGGAGGAGATACAAAGGTTGAAAACAAGGCAGGGGCTTCCAATATTTGGCCCTGGAGGTCGAGCAAGATGA
- a CDS encoding ABC transporter ATP-binding protein, which produces MKKVMGLVDVWKVYDLGEVKVEALRGVSFEVFQGEYVIIIGPSGSGKSTLLHILGCLDRPTKGKVLIEEEDVSKMNDRKLAQVRNKKIGFVFQSYNLLPRLNALENVELPMIYAGIPAKERRKRAKELLELVGLGDRLHHRPNQLSGGQQQRVAIARALANDPVFILADEPTGNLDTKTGEEILELFRKLHEMGKTLVVVTHNLEMVDEGTCIVRIRDGKIEDVERRGVVYGDT; this is translated from the coding sequence ATGAAAAAGGTGATGGGGCTCGTCGATGTATGGAAAGTCTACGATCTAGGAGAAGTAAAGGTGGAGGCCCTGCGTGGAGTTTCCTTTGAGGTTTTTCAGGGAGAGTACGTGATCATAATAGGACCTTCTGGAAGTGGAAAATCTACACTTCTTCACATACTGGGCTGTCTTGATCGGCCAACGAAAGGAAAGGTTCTCATCGAGGAAGAAGATGTATCGAAAATGAATGATAGGAAACTCGCCCAAGTCCGAAACAAAAAGATTGGATTTGTCTTTCAGAGTTACAACCTTCTTCCCCGTCTCAACGCTCTTGAAAATGTGGAACTTCCCATGATATACGCGGGTATTCCAGCAAAAGAAAGAAGAAAGAGAGCAAAAGAACTTCTGGAACTCGTCGGACTTGGTGATCGACTCCATCACCGTCCCAACCAGCTCTCAGGTGGTCAGCAGCAAAGGGTGGCGATAGCAAGGGCACTAGCAAACGATCCTGTTTTCATTCTTGCTGACGAGCCCACGGGAAATCTCGACACAAAAACCGGAGAAGAGATCCTGGAACTTTTCAGAAAACTTCACGAGATGGGAAAGACCCTGGTTGTCGTCACACACAACCTTGAAATGGTGGATGAAGGAACGTGCATCGTGAGAATAAGGGATGGGAAGATAGAAGATGTAGAACGCCGAGGTGTTGTGTATGGAGATACTTAA
- a CDS encoding ABC transporter permease, whose translation MEILKEVLRSLLANKMRTFLSMLGIVIGVTAVIMVMSLGAGMRESVTERLTSLGSNIIMVTPGFVGGRGGTIAQSVEALNEEDVSDILNMCPSIDKAIGLVNGSFLVQYSETNSRSNVYAAPYEIFQILNLKVSSGRTFTKEDSTANVAIIGQEVAYNLFESENPVGKKIYLVQGNRKLIFEIIGVFERTGSILMFNPDNMILIPYETGKFRVFQTHGNISMILATSKSPEVAQRAVMEIDHLLYTKFHEEESYYNIISQQAILNVVSESVSIINLVLVAIAAVSLVVGGIGIMNIMLVSVVERTREIGIKMAIGASRLRILLEFLVESVVITFVAGAIGVALGILGSNTIVNTFGSSYGLKAFIDPISVIIAFGVSASVGLFFGFYPAYRASRLSPIEALRYE comes from the coding sequence ATGGAGATACTTAAAGAGGTCTTGAGATCTCTGCTTGCCAACAAGATGAGAACGTTCCTTTCTATGCTCGGCATCGTGATCGGTGTGACTGCCGTTATCATGGTCATGTCCCTTGGTGCTGGAATGAGAGAAAGTGTAACTGAAAGACTCACTTCTCTTGGTTCGAACATCATCATGGTCACACCGGGCTTTGTTGGAGGAAGAGGGGGAACGATAGCCCAGTCAGTGGAAGCTCTCAACGAAGAAGACGTGTCAGATATCCTGAACATGTGTCCCAGTATTGACAAAGCCATCGGTCTTGTGAATGGAAGTTTCCTCGTTCAGTACAGTGAGACAAACTCAAGATCAAACGTCTACGCAGCACCTTATGAGATATTTCAAATATTGAATCTTAAAGTGTCCTCTGGCAGAACCTTTACAAAAGAAGACAGCACGGCCAACGTTGCCATCATTGGCCAGGAGGTAGCGTACAACCTCTTTGAAAGTGAAAACCCTGTGGGAAAGAAAATCTATCTTGTTCAGGGAAACAGAAAACTCATCTTCGAAATTATCGGTGTTTTCGAAAGAACTGGAAGCATTCTCATGTTCAATCCAGACAACATGATCCTCATCCCTTACGAAACTGGAAAGTTCAGAGTTTTCCAGACACACGGAAACATTTCGATGATTCTTGCGACGAGTAAATCACCAGAGGTCGCTCAAAGAGCTGTTATGGAAATAGACCATTTACTTTATACAAAATTCCACGAGGAAGAAAGCTATTACAACATCATAAGTCAACAAGCTATCTTGAATGTTGTGTCTGAGAGTGTTTCTATCATCAATCTTGTTCTTGTTGCGATCGCTGCTGTGTCACTGGTCGTTGGCGGTATAGGTATTATGAACATCATGCTGGTATCCGTTGTTGAAAGAACCCGAGAAATAGGTATAAAGATGGCAATAGGTGCTTCAAGACTCAGAATTCTCCTTGAATTTCTCGTGGAAAGTGTTGTTATCACCTTCGTTGCAGGTGCTATAGGGGTTGCCCTTGGAATACTCGGATCAAACACGATTGTCAACACCTTTGGAAGTTCCTATGGATTGAAAGCCTTCATAGATCCCATCTCTGTGATCATTGCCTTTGGTGTCTCCGCAAGTGTTGGTTTGTTTTTTGGATTCTACCCTGCATACAGAGCTTCCAGATTGAGTCCAATAGAGGCTTTAAGGTACGAGTAA
- a CDS encoding LysE family transporter, which translates to MLSVFLGSFLVGLSGAMAPGPLMAIAISKSAKDWKAPLKLITGHVLLEAILVLLLLVGVQAIFPLFMRTISLAGGSFLLYMGVSQFFEAKNPSLNMKAKDTKLPLPIQGALVSLSNPYFLLWWFSVGSTFLFQTREYLFLGILLFYFGHILSDISWYAFLGVAGQFLKRPSWKNVYRIVLVSMSMILIGFGVYFLIFAFKGDFFHVL; encoded by the coding sequence ATGCTTTCCGTATTCCTTGGGAGTTTCCTTGTTGGGCTTTCCGGTGCGATGGCACCAGGACCCCTAATGGCAATTGCCATTTCAAAAAGTGCAAAAGACTGGAAAGCACCCCTGAAGTTGATAACAGGTCATGTTCTTCTGGAAGCCATTCTGGTGCTATTACTGTTGGTCGGTGTTCAGGCAATTTTTCCACTCTTCATGAGGACGATTTCCCTGGCAGGAGGGAGTTTTCTTCTGTATATGGGAGTTTCCCAATTTTTTGAAGCAAAAAATCCATCTTTGAACATGAAAGCAAAAGACACAAAACTTCCACTGCCTATTCAAGGAGCTCTTGTTTCTCTTTCAAATCCCTATTTTCTTCTGTGGTGGTTTTCGGTCGGCAGTACATTCCTTTTTCAGACAAGAGAGTACCTTTTCCTTGGTATTCTTCTGTTCTACTTTGGTCACATACTTTCAGACATAAGTTGGTATGCCTTCCTGGGTGTTGCTGGACAGTTTCTTAAAAGGCCTTCATGGAAAAACGTGTACAGGATTGTCCTTGTATCCATGTCGATGATCTTGATAGGGTTTGGTGTTTACTTCTTAATCTTTGCTTTCAAAGGAGACTTTTTTCACGTACTCTAG
- the aroQ gene encoding type II 3-dehydroquinate dehydratase, translating into MKLLVVNGPNLNMLGKRDKNVYGSFTYNDLVKMIEDWSKKNGVEVEIFQSNHEGEIIDRLHRFDFDGLVINPGAFTHYSYAIRDALEIVKVPKVEVHISNIHRREEFRRKSVTAEVCDGQISGLGVYGYILALEYVKKVSFESKD; encoded by the coding sequence TTGAAACTACTCGTTGTGAACGGTCCGAATCTGAACATGCTGGGAAAAAGAGACAAAAATGTGTATGGAAGCTTTACCTACAACGATCTGGTGAAGATGATAGAAGACTGGTCCAAAAAGAACGGTGTGGAAGTGGAGATCTTTCAGTCGAACCATGAAGGAGAGATTATAGATAGACTACATCGATTTGATTTCGACGGTCTTGTGATAAATCCTGGTGCGTTTACGCATTATAGTTACGCTATAAGAGACGCTCTTGAGATTGTAAAAGTTCCCAAGGTCGAAGTTCATATATCTAATATACACAGGAGGGAAGAGTTCAGAAGAAAGAGCGTCACCGCGGAAGTTTGTGACGGTCAAATTAGTGGGCTGGGAGTTTACGGTTACATACTTGCGCTAGAGTACGTGAAAAAAGTCTCCTTTGAAAGCAAAGATTAA